GCAACGTCATAGACTGCCTGCTAATCGGGCACACGGGCACATGGATGGGAAAGGGCTGTGGCCCCCACTCCTCTGGGAGAGGACATACAAGGCCACTGATGCTTGAGAGGGAAGGGACCTACTGGCTAGCAAGGAGGTCACCCAGAGCAGAACAGAgagcagggaagggaaggaggggaggaagagggcCCAGTCAAGGCGCCGACTCACATCCAGCCCCAGGCCCTGCACTCCATTCTGGGAAACCCCGTCACCCTCCCCGTCCCCAGCTGCCCCGTCCGGCTCACCTCAGGCACACATTTTGCAAATGGCCCATTTCCCTTGAGGTCCGCTGCGGGCCCCAGTCTTCCTTATCCAGGAACTGGGACTCCTGGATGTCCAAGTCCCTGGGTGGGTGCACAGTGAGGATTGGACCCgaggctggaggctggagggTGGGGTGAGCAGAGGGGAAACCCAGCCCAAGGCCCAGGCTTCTTCAGTCCTGTCTAggccacccccacacacaccccccaggGCTGAGTCCTGGCCCAGATCTGAATGTTGACGGCGGAGAAGCACCCTCCGGCCCCTCCCCTCTCGCAGGGCCTTACTCTGCAGGGTCGCTGGCGGGCTCGGTTGCGGTCAGGAGGGTAAACAGGAAAGTGGCGCTGGCTTCCTGCTCCTGGCCCAGCTGCTGCtctgaagaatctgaaaaagatggCTTTGGCAGAGAGGGTGCCCTGGTGACTGAAGCGGCATGAGGCTGGCTCGCCGCCCGAGAACTGGGGTCCTCCCACACCCGACAGTAAGAGGATGGGCGCAGTGGATAGGGGTTCAGACCTCCCTCCAGGGAGGAGAAGAATTTCtccagcccccgccccgcccacggCCTCAGGAGGTCCTGTCACCTCTGTGTCTGGCTCCCCGGAGATCTGAGTGTCTTCTGGCTTCTGCTCCCCAGCAGGTGGCGGCGCTGGCTTCTCCTCGGGCTCCGAGTGGGCTGTTTGTCCATCCCAGGGACACTGAGGGAGATGGTAACTCAGTTGGTGAGCCACCCCCACCATCCTGCTGGTCTCCCCTTCCCAGCCTCCCCTGCTTTTCTTGGGGCGACCTCCAGCCTTGAGAACCGCCACCACCAGCTCTGACCTCAAAgttagggttgccagatttagtaTGTAAAATGTAGGACACCCAGTGAAATTTGACTTCAGAATAAATGGTCATTTTTTTCAAGCGTATCTCAAACATTCCACAAGCCACACTCATACTTTAAAaagtgtttgtttttcatttgaaattcaaatttcactggTGTGTCTTgtgttttatctggcaaccctatCAAAGCTATACGGTAACGGTATCTTGCCAACTGAATTCTTGCAAATGCAAGGTGTCCCTGGTAACTTTGCTTTGGAAACTAGGCCTAAAGAAACatctccaaaagaaagaaaaataattcacacAGAAGTCCACAGTAGCCGACCGACAGCCAGAAGAAAAATTGAAACCTGCCTGAAGGGCCCAAATACAAGGAAAGGGAAGTAAGCAATGACTTCTGATTGTGATAGAACACAATCCACTCTGAAGTTCATGGTCT
This window of the Capra hircus breed San Clemente chromosome 29, ASM170441v1, whole genome shotgun sequence genome carries:
- the LOC108634206 gene encoding uncharacterized protein LOC108634206 — protein: MAAHSLLESFELPGGKRGRDLLRPWAGRGLEKFFSSLEGGLNPYPLRPSSYCRVWEDPSSRAASQPHAASVTRAPSLPKPSFSDSSEQQLGQEQEASATFLFTLLTATEPASDPAEDLDIQESQFLDKEDWGPQRTSREMGHLQNVCLRLRESLSMIQADNLALGEKLRDLPDSLYKSLKEEARAILEGEKAIQEEGEAFQEEGKTIQEGAQAIQEGALFQQPSSQMAGLVILQPDPALNSGNTSALGPS